The region aggtctctccagagatgttcgatcgggttaaagtccggactctggctggaccacaagaacattcagaaacttgtcccgaagccactccctgcattgtcttggctgtgtgcttagggtcgttgtcctgttggaaggtgaaccttagcctcagtctgaggtcctgagcaatctggagcaggttttcatcaaggatctctctgtactttgttccgttcgtctttgcctcgatcctgactagtctcccagtccctgccactgaaaaaggtccctacagcatgatgccgccaccaccatgcttcaccgtagggatggtgccaggtttcctccagaaatggcaattggcatttaggccaaagagttgaatcttggtttcatcagaccagagaatcatgtttctcatggtctgagagtctttaggtgtcttttggaaaactcaaagcaggctgtcatgagccttttactgagaagtggtttccatctggccactctaccataaagcctgattggtggagtgatacacagatgcttgtccttctggaaggttctcccatctccacagaggagctctgtcaaagtgaccattggattcttcttcacctccctgaccaaggactttctcctccgattgctcagtttgaccgggcggacagctctaggaagaatcttggtggtttcaaacttcttccgtttaagaatgatggaggccactgttcttgggaaccttccatgctgcagacattttttggtacacctccccagatctgtgccgacacaatcctatctcggagctctgcggagaattcctttgacatcatggctttgttttgtggaaccttatatagacagatgtgtgtctttccaaatcatgttcaataaattgaatttaccacaagtggactccaagttgtaaaaatgtcaaggatgatcaatggaaacaggatgcacctgagctcaatttcgagtctcatagaaaagtgtctgatttacataagtattacggtatgttattttatttttatacatttgcaaagacttctaaaaatctgttttcgctttgtcattatggggtattgtgtgtagatttaggattttttattcaatccattttagaataaggctgtaatgtaactggaaAAATGGAAGAGGTCTGAATTATTTCTGAATGTACTCTACATATGAAGTAAAACTTAGTCCTGATTCAGACATTCGTCAACACCCACCTTGCTGTCCTGTGAATCCTTTGAGAGAGACCCTAATGAGGTCGGTGGTGGTAGATGTGCTGGTGTCATCGCTGTTATAGATCAGCACAGTGGCTTGCCAGCTGTCAGAGGTCCAGGACATGAGGGGGTCATGGGTGCTGGCAAGGATCCCCACGGTGTTGTTGTCGGTCCCCCCAACCTCCACAACCTCAGACAGTACTTGAGTCTCTCCTTTTTGCAAAACAATAATAAACATAATTTCATAAAGTTAGAACATCTGGGTAGACAGATTACGTCCCACCTAAATTTGATGGGAAAAAGCAAGAACTGTTCTATACCTTATCACTACAAGAAAAGACAACAGCTATTGAAAATAACtacttatttattattatttgtttatgtgtaactatTGTTTTTGTCACaatgctttgctctatcttggccaggtcgcagttgtaaatgaaaacttcttctcaactggcctacctggttaaataaaggtgacgtAAATAAATAGAGCGAGCAGCCCCATGACGGTCACTACAGGAGAGAGCCTCACCTAGCAGAGCAAGCAGCCCCATGACGGTCAGTATAGGCTTCCTGAGCAGCTGGACATGGGGGGGCTGGGTGTTGTTGATCTGGAAACGGGCCGTCAGGGTGCGCTGGGTGAACGGATGAGGGTGGTAGCTGAGAAATGCATTGTCATTGCTTAGCAGGGTGTAGTTGATGGTGTTGTTCTGGTCAGACAACAGCAGGTCCTGGTGTTGGGAGATCACCTGGTGGACAGCAGGGTtcgggtcaattccatttcaatacaGTCAATTCAATAAGCacagtacactgaaattccaattccaatgttCCTCAATGCATTTCAATGAGGAAAGtttggaatttaaatggaattgaccccaaacctgATGGACATAGGAGATAACAATCAGGACAGATAACAGACAAGTCAGTTAACTGTTTCATACCTTGACCACCATGGCTGCATATGTCATATCAGCCCTCCACGCCAGAGGTTTGGACCAGCCCACTAATGGATCAGCCTCATCATTGTAAATTGGCAGAGTTTGGAAGAGAGGGAAATGCTCCTggatctctctcactgtctggaTCTCCTGTTCCATGATGGGTAACGAATAGCCTCCACCCTGAAAGAAAGCAAAACCTAAACTTGAACTGAGTCTCACAAGCCCAAGCCAGTTTTCATCCTGAAACTGAGTGCTTCAATTGTCAGGATTAGGCATTGTTCTCTTGTTAGGAGACTAGAGTCAGACAGAATAATTGTTAAAACATAGTAATGAAGGTGTGCAGTTTACACACACCACGGTCCCAGGCCCACCTTTTTGTGCAGGGCGATGTAGTCCAGCCGCACCCCTGTCTCCCCAGTGAAGAAATTGGTGCCATTGTAGCAGTGCTGCAGCATAGCCCAGCAgtagggggagtgtggtggggtgTGGCAGGAGTCTCCTGGACCGCCCAAGCGCAGGGCCCTACTGGCAGCCCGCAGGCCCTCAGAACAGGCATCATAGTAGTTCAGGAACCCTGGAGGTGGAAGCAGACCAATAGCCTCTAGTAGGTGCTGAGATACAGACCACATACACATTATTATTCATCAAATGAGATTATATTATGCTTTCTTTCAATTCCTTACAGAAAGTATGATGGTACAGGACTGATGCCACCTGTCggaatatttttacatttttataccTTGGATAGACACAGTGACGTTGTCAAAGTCATGATTGTTCGGTTCATTCCATGTTTCAAAGTTCCACAGAGATACACTTCCCAAGCCATACTTCTCTGTAATTCAGGAGGAATAGTGTTAGTGAGTATACCATTTATATGATCCATAAGATTACATGGGTTACTGTGTGTTCACCTATCACTGAACAGTATACTCACCAATATACCTCTTTGCAATGAGATGCACCAGGTTTCTCCACTCCACCACCTGCATTTTGTCTTCAAAGTTGGTGAAGTAGTTGTTCACACTGCCCATCAATTCAAAACCTGGAACAAACAAGTAGAAAAAAACTCAATATGAACCATAGTCAAAAAGAAAAATACTACTGAGAAagcatatactgaacaaaaataaatgcaacatgtaaagttttggttccatgagctgaaataagatcccagacattttccatacacacaaaaagtttatttttcTCAACTGttgtgcacattttttttttttacatccctgttagtgagcatttctcttttgccaagataatccatccccctgaatggtatggcatatcaagaaactgattaaacagcatggtcattacacaggtgcatcttgtgctggggacaataaaaggccactctaaaatgtgcagttttgtcacaaagtacaaggccacagatgtctcaagttgagggagcatgcaattggtatGTCTACCAGATCTGCTgcaagataattgaatgttaatttctctaccatatgccgcctctaacgtcattttagagaatttggcagtacgtccaaccggcctcacaactccagaccacttgtaaccacgccagcctaggacctcaacatccagcttcttcacttgcgggatcatctgagaccatcACCCGggcaactgaagaatttctgcacaagctgtcagggaagctcatctgcgtgctcttCATCCTTACCAGAGTGTTGACATGACTGCAAATCGGCGTCGTatccaacttcagtgggcaaatgctcacctttgatggccgctggcacactggagaagtgtgctcttcacagatgaatcccggtatcaactgtaccgggcagatggtagACAACGTGTATTGTGTCGTGTGGACgggcagtttgctgatgtcaatgttgtgaacagagtgccccttggtggtggggttatggtatgggtaggcataagctacggacaacaagcacaattgcattttatcgatggcaatttgaatggaaagagatacagtgacgagatcctgaggcccattgtcgtgccattcatctgttgccatcatctcatgtttcagcatggtaatgcataaccccatgtcacaaggatctgtacacaattcctggaatatgaaaatgtcccagttcttccgtgGCCTGCACACTCACAAGACATGTaagccattgagcatgtttgggatactctctcacacatatacacacacacacacacatatacacacatatatatatatatatatagtgccttgcgaaagtattcggcccccttgaactttgcgaccttttgccacatttcaggcttcaaaca is a window of Oncorhynchus mykiss isolate Arlee chromosome 11, USDA_OmykA_1.1, whole genome shotgun sequence DNA encoding:
- the idua gene encoding alpha-L-iduronidase isoform X2, which gives rise to MLELITAHIDKGELQYNFSQLDQLIDLLWINGLLPGFELMGSVNNYFTNFEDKMQVVEWRNLVHLIAKRYIEKYGLGSVSLWNFETWNEPNNHDFDNVTVSIQGFLNYYDACSEGLRAASRALRLGGPGDSCHTPPHSPYCWAMLQHCYNGTNFFTGETGVRLDYIALHKKGGGYSLPIMEQEIQTVREIQEHFPLFQTLPIYNDEADPLVGWSKPLAWRADMTYAAMVVKVISQHQDLLLSDQNNTINYTLLSNDNAFLSYHPHPFTQRTLTARFQINNTQPPHVQLLRKPILTVMGLLALLGETQVLSEVVEVGGTDNNTVGILASTHDPLMSWTSDSWQATVLIYNSDDTSTSTTTDLIRVSLKGFTGQQGLVYVTYYLDNNVTNPSQLWQSMGSPDYPTAEQFRQLRNIEDPQVDGPLPFPAEGILTMWAKLYVPSVLLIHVCAQPKATPDQVNGLRFISITKSQVMIVWKDDCVNSKCIKTFEVEFSKDQEEFKRVNTRDTIFTSYVYSPENLEVSGSYRVRAVDYWGRTGEYSLTEKYSEEN
- the idua gene encoding alpha-L-iduronidase isoform X1, yielding MFSLMHPVNLFVFALLMTIPNAVGSSYEITVDVGKPSGHLKHFWRSTGFCPPLPHTQSNQYDLSRDQELNLAYVGSVPHGGIQQVRIHWMLELITAHIDKGELQYNFSQLDQLIDLLWINGLLPGFELMGSVNNYFTNFEDKMQVVEWRNLVHLIAKRYIEKYGLGSVSLWNFETWNEPNNHDFDNVTVSIQGFLNYYDACSEGLRAASRALRLGGPGDSCHTPPHSPYCWAMLQHCYNGTNFFTGETGVRLDYIALHKKGGGYSLPIMEQEIQTVREIQEHFPLFQTLPIYNDEADPLVGWSKPLAWRADMTYAAMVVKVISQHQDLLLSDQNNTINYTLLSNDNAFLSYHPHPFTQRTLTARFQINNTQPPHVQLLRKPILTVMGLLALLGETQVLSEVVEVGGTDNNTVGILASTHDPLMSWTSDSWQATVLIYNSDDTSTSTTTDLIRVSLKGFTGQQGLVYVTYYLDNNVTNPSQLWQSMGSPDYPTAEQFRQLRNIEDPQVDGPLPFPAEGILTMWAKLYVPSVLLIHVCAQPKATPDQVNGLRFISITKSQVMIVWKDDCVNSKCIKTFEVEFSKDQEEFKRVNTRDTIFTSYVYSPENLEVSGSYRVRAVDYWGRTGEYSLTEKYSEEN